In Thiovibrio frasassiensis, one DNA window encodes the following:
- a CDS encoding ABC transporter ATP-binding protein: protein MLIELSGVSKIYNQGRANEVRALSDIDLKVEQGSMVCLKGPSGSGKSTLLAIIGCIFPPTSGRAVIGARQLARLPDRFLTLHRRETIGFIFQRFNILPELTVLDNIALPLLPLGVSPKERKLRAQELLERFSISHRANFPAGQISGGELQRVAIARALINNQPIILADEPTAHLDTVLSREFMEIMQQLKDTGKTIVIASHDPLVFEHPAIDRTVTIQDGRIHVS from the coding sequence ATGCTGATCGAACTTTCCGGGGTGAGCAAGATTTACAACCAGGGCAGAGCCAACGAGGTGCGGGCGCTGAGCGACATCGATCTCAAGGTGGAGCAGGGGAGCATGGTCTGCCTCAAGGGGCCGAGCGGCTCGGGCAAGTCCACCTTGTTGGCCATCATCGGCTGCATCTTTCCGCCCACCAGCGGCCGGGCCGTTATTGGTGCGCGGCAGCTGGCCCGGCTGCCGGACCGGTTCCTCACCCTGCACCGACGGGAGACCATCGGCTTTATCTTCCAGCGTTTTAATATTCTCCCGGAGCTGACGGTGCTCGATAATATCGCCCTGCCTCTGCTGCCGCTGGGGGTGTCGCCCAAGGAACGCAAGCTCCGGGCCCAGGAGCTGCTGGAACGCTTTTCCATCAGCCACCGGGCCAACTTTCCGGCCGGGCAGATCTCCGGCGGCGAACTGCAGCGGGTGGCCATTGCCAGGGCGTTGATCAACAACCAGCCCATCATCCTGGCCGACGAGCCCACGGCCCATCTCGATACGGTCCTGAGCCGGGAATTCATGGAGATCATGCAGCAGTTGAAAGATACGGGCAAGACCATCGTCATCGCCTCCCACGACCCCCTGGTTTTCGAACATCCGGCCATCGACCGGACCGTCACCATCCAGGACGGCAGAATCCATGTTTCTTAA
- a CDS encoding HD-GYP domain-containing protein, which yields MKMSTVITDDEYVVITKDFLLKDDQYLNFDIYGSSSSFSQEKPVLLASKDSEIVNLKLAIANLQFGQLYIKKQDEGPFNLFLEKTLQSVLDNTETPVEKKAIVLYSCAKNAVTDVFNNPRSGKNVARVQNIAEGLIKLIMDNASSASMLAKLCTHDFYTFTHSVNVCVFGINFWQMLGFGNADQELQDFAIGCLLHDIGKSQISKNILKKPGPLNKEETKVVRQHPELGYILMKEYLAKSSLDIILYHHERFDGSGYPDGRNMQNIPTEAKIASIADVYDALTTNRPYAGARKPFDALKVMLEQMDGHFDQEQLVAFIRILGGETVS from the coding sequence ATGAAAATGTCCACTGTCATCACCGATGATGAGTATGTCGTCATCACCAAGGATTTTCTGCTCAAAGACGACCAATACCTCAATTTTGATATCTACGGCAGTAGCAGCTCCTTTTCTCAAGAGAAACCTGTCCTTCTCGCCAGCAAGGATTCCGAGATTGTTAACCTGAAACTGGCCATCGCCAACCTTCAGTTCGGCCAGCTCTATATCAAGAAGCAGGATGAGGGGCCGTTCAATCTCTTTCTCGAAAAAACCCTGCAAAGCGTCTTGGACAATACCGAAACCCCGGTGGAAAAAAAGGCGATTGTCCTATACTCCTGTGCCAAAAATGCCGTCACCGATGTATTCAACAATCCGAGAAGCGGCAAAAATGTTGCCCGAGTTCAGAATATTGCCGAGGGGCTGATCAAGTTGATCATGGACAACGCCTCCTCCGCCTCGATGTTGGCCAAGCTTTGCACCCACGATTTTTACACCTTCACCCACAGCGTCAATGTCTGCGTGTTCGGGATCAACTTCTGGCAGATGTTGGGTTTTGGCAACGCTGATCAAGAACTGCAGGATTTTGCCATCGGCTGCCTGCTCCACGACATCGGCAAAAGCCAGATCTCGAAAAACATTCTCAAGAAACCTGGACCGTTGAACAAGGAAGAAACCAAGGTCGTGCGCCAGCACCCCGAACTTGGTTACATTCTGATGAAAGAATATCTTGCCAAAAGCTCGCTGGACATCATCCTCTACCACCATGAGCGCTTTGACGGCTCAGGTTATCCAGATGGTCGGAACATGCAGAATATTCCAACAGAGGCGAAGATCGCCAGCATCGCGGATGTCTACGACGCCTTGACCACCAACCGCCCCTACGCCGGGGCGAGAAAACCATTTGATGCCCTCAAGGTGATGCTGGAACAGATGGATGGGCATTTCGACCAAGAACAATTGGTCGCCTTTATCCGTATTCTCGGTGGCGAAACGGTATCGTAA
- a CDS encoding phospholipase D-like domain-containing protein, whose translation METSFQFIQDFWPHFLTTVTVLAMVATAVHVIMHKHDTRAAIGWLGLTWFSPVFGVCLYWLFGINRIQRRAKIKFADRVSVALPRLDVLVSANQIGAIFGKHDSGMTALHSLTDQVTTRPLLDGNRIEALQNGDQAYPAMLSAIAEARISITLATYIFDDDSWGKKFRDALRTAVRRGVEVRVLIDAVGARYSFPSIIGELERDGIRVATFMKTILPWRFRYLNLRSHRKIMVTDGRTGFSGGMNIREGCVLGDNPAYPLQDLHFKIEGPVVAELQQVFAEDWAFSTEEKLAGPAWFPVQELRGGVLARGISDGPDEDLNKLRFVMMGAIAVARRSIRIATPYFLPDNELVAALQIAALRGIKIQILLPGTSNLRMVKWASDALLEELLRSGCQIHYSAAPFDHSKMMVVDGEWVLLGSANWDARSLRLNFEFNMECYDLDLARIMEEILAEKERQATELTLPDLDSKKIAARMRNRFFRLFSPYL comes from the coding sequence ATGGAGACCTCTTTTCAATTCATTCAAGATTTCTGGCCCCATTTTTTGACGACCGTTACCGTTCTGGCAATGGTCGCGACCGCCGTGCATGTCATCATGCATAAGCACGATACCCGGGCGGCCATCGGCTGGCTGGGATTGACCTGGTTTTCTCCGGTTTTTGGAGTCTGCCTCTACTGGCTCTTCGGAATCAACAGAATCCAGCGCCGAGCTAAAATAAAGTTTGCCGACCGGGTATCCGTTGCTTTGCCTCGGCTGGATGTCTTGGTTTCCGCGAATCAGATTGGCGCAATCTTTGGGAAGCATGATTCAGGAATGACCGCCCTTCACAGCCTGACGGATCAGGTAACCACCCGGCCGCTGCTTGACGGCAATCGGATTGAGGCTTTGCAAAACGGCGATCAGGCCTATCCGGCCATGCTTTCGGCCATTGCGGAAGCACGGATTTCCATTACCCTGGCCACCTATATTTTTGACGACGATTCCTGGGGCAAGAAATTCAGGGATGCGCTGCGAACTGCCGTGCGGCGCGGAGTCGAGGTCCGGGTACTCATCGATGCGGTGGGAGCCCGTTACTCGTTTCCTTCCATCATTGGCGAGCTGGAGCGTGACGGGATCCGGGTTGCCACATTCATGAAAACCATTCTCCCCTGGCGGTTTCGCTATCTCAATTTACGCAGTCACCGGAAAATTATGGTCACGGATGGCAGAACCGGTTTCAGCGGGGGGATGAATATCCGGGAGGGCTGCGTTCTGGGGGATAACCCGGCCTATCCGCTGCAGGACCTCCATTTTAAGATCGAGGGCCCGGTGGTTGCCGAACTGCAGCAAGTCTTTGCCGAAGATTGGGCTTTCAGTACCGAGGAAAAGCTGGCAGGGCCCGCCTGGTTTCCGGTTCAGGAACTCCGGGGGGGGGTGCTCGCCCGGGGAATATCCGACGGGCCGGATGAAGACCTTAACAAGCTCCGTTTCGTGATGATGGGGGCGATTGCAGTCGCCCGTCGTTCCATACGGATTGCGACCCCATATTTCCTGCCGGACAACGAACTGGTGGCGGCCCTGCAGATTGCAGCGCTGCGCGGAATAAAGATCCAGATCCTGCTCCCCGGCACCAGCAACCTCCGCATGGTCAAATGGGCCTCCGATGCTTTGCTGGAAGAGTTGCTCCGCTCCGGCTGCCAGATCCATTACAGTGCCGCTCCGTTTGATCACTCAAAAATGATGGTGGTCGACGGCGAATGGGTGCTCCTTGGTTCTGCGAACTGGGATGCCCGCAGCCTGAGGCTTAATTTTGAATTCAATATGGAATGCTACGACCTCGATCTTGCCCGGATCATGGAAGAGATTCTCGCTGAAAAGGAGCGGCAGGCAACGGAACTGACCCTCCCGGATCTGGATTCGAAAAAAATCGCAGCCCGCATGAGGAACCGGTTTTTCCGCTTGTTTTCGCCGTATCTTTAA
- a CDS encoding cytochrome c3 family protein: MKSGTLFGAMLIGGILLSAGSSMGAEAKGASSIVLNGGSLGSVTFNHGRHQGMFPDCQPCHAFFPKESQVVDKMKGAGKLQRKDVMNMCKKCHKELADKGRKTGPTNCKECHKK, translated from the coding sequence ATGAAATCAGGAACATTGTTCGGGGCAATGCTTATCGGCGGTATTCTCTTGTCGGCAGGCAGCAGCATGGGTGCTGAGGCGAAAGGGGCTTCGTCGATTGTCCTCAACGGCGGCAGCCTGGGCTCGGTCACCTTTAACCATGGCCGTCACCAGGGGATGTTTCCCGATTGCCAGCCCTGCCACGCATTTTTCCCCAAGGAATCTCAGGTTGTCGACAAAATGAAGGGTGCAGGCAAATTACAGAGAAAAGATGTCATGAACATGTGTAAAAAATGCCACAAGGAGTTAGCCGACAAAGGCCGGAAAACAGGGCCGACCAATTGCAAGGAGTGTCATAAAAAATAA
- a CDS encoding response regulator produces the protein MSKTNIMVVDDSALTAKRLVVMLEQLGYEVGKICKTGLEAVDTIEYMTNKGLSIPDLITMDITMPDMDGIAATRQILAMQKQALIIMVTSHGQEQMVIEAIGAGAKGYVLKPINIDKLRDSIKNVLTRYGQNQV, from the coding sequence ATGAGTAAAACGAACATCATGGTGGTGGACGATTCGGCCCTGACCGCAAAACGGTTGGTGGTCATGCTGGAACAGCTTGGCTACGAAGTGGGCAAAATCTGCAAAACCGGCCTGGAAGCGGTTGATACCATCGAATATATGACCAACAAGGGCCTCTCCATCCCGGACCTTATCACCATGGATATCACCATGCCGGACATGGACGGCATTGCCGCGACCCGCCAGATTCTTGCCATGCAAAAGCAGGCCCTGATCATCATGGTGACCTCCCACGGCCAGGAACAGATGGTGATCGAGGCCATCGGCGCCGGGGCCAAGGGGTATGTGCTCAAGCCGATCAACATTGACAAGTTGCGGGACAGCATCAAGAATGTGTTGACCCGTTATGGCCAGAACCAAGTATGA
- a CDS encoding chemotaxis protein CheX has product MNHAQDDRHSRLVQAIGDRTVGYLRDELKIPVRITTVHMRDVKRMQLLHLTSILSVEADIRMLIAFSFDRALTERVFIASTEGLEIADDEQEMMREETVAELINIIVGNAMGDLASEGTIIPISPPIIISEAKNITRNKGATFYTLDIVTDSGMLSIHFIGPKELFDLSLNYVEKL; this is encoded by the coding sequence ATGAACCATGCCCAAGACGACAGACACAGCCGGTTGGTCCAGGCCATCGGAGACCGGACCGTGGGCTATCTGAGAGATGAGCTGAAGATTCCGGTGCGGATAACCACGGTGCACATGCGGGATGTCAAGCGCATGCAATTGCTGCATCTGACCTCGATCCTGTCGGTGGAGGCGGACATCCGCATGCTCATCGCCTTCAGTTTCGACCGGGCGCTGACGGAGCGGGTTTTTATTGCCAGCACCGAAGGGTTGGAGATCGCGGACGATGAACAGGAAATGATGCGGGAGGAAACCGTGGCCGAACTGATCAACATTATCGTCGGCAACGCCATGGGTGATTTGGCCTCCGAGGGCACGATCATTCCCATCTCCCCGCCCATCATTATCAGCGAAGCCAAGAACATTACCCGCAACAAGGGGGCAACCTTTTACACCCTGGATATCGTTACCGACAGCGGCATGTTGAGCATTCATTTCATCGGCCCCAAGGAACTTTTTGATCTGAGCCTCAATTATGTGGAGAAACTATAA